The sequence caatgacgatttggtcgggtcgctacagatggtatcagagcgttggttgtagggaactaggacgtgcattagtgtgtctaacagagtcgttaggacgcattagtgagtctagactacaaccggatagttagcatttgcattctgacatacatttgctatagatagcacttacttgactacttgtgcattatacttgaatcattcttaggcaaactttttaatggtacccaaccttcatcatacgaactcgtattccgccactttttggtaacacacgtaaattcatgattcatacacgtatggatgacgacgacttcattagtcacactcgttcgggaactctgactccttggttgttatttcccccgtctcatcttactatccatgaatgttgtaaagtcactgtcactactctaggtgagtatcgtcatcactatttatcgctacggttgcgtactactcgctatcatgactcgttactcttttcatacctaactactttattgtctgattcgaaccgcattgacgtgaacaatcacttatacacttccctcggggaacgcatctttagagttgcactaattctttcgattcaatacgaatcatgtttgagacgtcgttacattttgttcattttagattttcacgatgacacgaacttgaactcatggagtgatgtgggaatggaagtatgatttggcgtaatataacgacactcgatcaacgtggttatattacggtaagacataccaaagttctagtgacgcgtgatggtggttagactcgatcaacctaaacaccaccatgtgccatgtacatgacttcatcctttcatgtttggacatccgaaaactccgagaatattgataacaaccataccggggacaccccttcgacttttgtcgaactatacttatgcttccgaatgaattaccgattcctctcgacttcaaccgtatgttacacgtgtatactatctcgtcctcgcacagtcttattgactaattacgatttactcgttatgctcgcaccgaggcggaaacttcttttgcgtcaccctcgtacttccggttcaggaggtccttattctaaattcccaatggagagagactctccacgttatactagtattcacctcgagggtgaatagttccgacgaacgtttttctttcagaaaccgatgaggacttgccccgacgaacgtttttggaaactgataaatctttcgcgacgcgaattttcttgagaaacttgtcctaacaaacttgtctaaatataccttacggaatgtactccgttttgGACCGAGATCCTCatttcatttctagacttcggagtgcctcacaaaaagcctcgggaccacgtttagacatgagtaccgcgtaccatccgcaacccgacggaccgaacaaacgtacgatttaaaccttagaatcaataatacgagttgtattactaacttcaaatttacttgagaaaagtattttcctttaaccgaatcctcgtactacaatgattttcattcaagttttaacgtcactccttttgaaaccacatgtgaccggaaacgtcattctcctttgtcgaaccaagtaaacgatgatcaattcaccggggccgaggttattcatgagcaactgagaaaatttattcatattcgggtaaaaccctacgcgactcgtaatcaccaagagctacgccgatgttagacgtaaacatttcaaattccacgtgggaaaccgcgtcacgttaagagtcgcaccttggaaaggtgcaatccgtttcgggaaacgtaggaagctaaatccgctatatttcgatcctttaaattcttggggtgttttggacccgtcgctagccgtttagacttttccgactcattttgagtctccgtttatcctacattcgatgtatcaactcaaagacgtgttttgcgaaacgagaacttgttatctcctttgatgaactcactatcgactataaccctcacttcctaggaggaccggttgaaaccataaatcgtgaagccaaaccttaaaacaacatatgatcccgaccgtcaaaattcgtggaaatactcaaggacgtaccttcacttattcgtagaatttacaacgcaagatctcgagtaagattcaacaactactacttccaactaaatttcgggacgaaatttcttttgagttgtggataatgtaacatcccgcgtttttccgttaaatttaattttaacaccgtcttttttttttttaaaaacgtaatctttcgtatttaaattaatagtttccgtgagtaacgttcattatattcccgctatttaattataacatcactcgtctactcgagcgtttttaaaatattcgtttggttaattcccgcacccgctttgaaacttgagggactaaacttgccaagagggcaaagagatgactaggtcaactagtcaaccttcaccctcctccattcaatcacctccacctctctctctttctctctatcaagaacacacacacaaacacccaaattcaatcattcatcatctaaattcaatcttggaagctcacaacaaatccgattacattttcgtgatcctctcttcatcctctacattttgatacaaacttcatctcgtttgggtaacatttctaaaactctagatttctttaaattcgtgtttttgacttgaaatggtgttagttagtgtctatggctcgtgtataacatgaatatatgttttgtttgctcgattcgttgttttgagtaactagtttgaacatttgaaatgggtttgcttaatccttgattttggatgagttaatgttgttagattgttaaagtgcatgttttaattgtgttactagtatcactagcttcgtttggatgtgtaggttgattaagaaaacttcaaaaacccgattaatgattttgtgatgtttgactagggtttgatagttcttgacatgaacatttggatgtttaaatgccatggaatgttaattgttagtgtttagtagtaatgtatgcttcattaccttcaaaacggcatatcatatgtgtgaattggattcccgaaacttaaaatgcaattgatgaacttgaaactttgaaaatggacttttaaacgatcacttgacgagaaatcggttatggaaaatgttgtttttgtttgatgataagtgcttagttgtgttccttgtcaaaagagctttccaacggtataagatacgtcttctagttgtttacggtttgcgttttatggttgtttgaagttttgaccaagacttgaacatttgaaactgacctggtaccaggccacggccattgtcgcgccgcggagcaatttgtcgcgccgtggcccaaagggtgattttagaacatgtttttcaggctttctgaccttcaacataggcatttgtcgcgccgcggagcaatttgtcgcgccgcgacaattgcctgtttcatccgaacttcagcaaacttgttttggccataactttttgaccgtaactccgttttcgatgaatcaaatatcgttggaaacgtaataagatttcctttctaatggtaaggttttgaaatgtcaactcaaactttattacaatcgttctaacatgtttttatacttgattcttgcatgaaacttgacaacgtgattcacatgctatactattcgagtcgtaacgagccataggactaattgaacacatttcacccgaccttgtgtcgtaaccggttaattgatacaatttacttgtttaggtcaaggctaagcaactttcatgcacacgtttactttgtgaagtacatttattactcgtgcactcgaggtgagatcatagtcccaccttttcaacaacttttattcttttaaatcgtgggctgagaaacatatacattacatacttatatacatttcacatgtatatatatacttttcatacttttatactttgaacacaaatacgaatacaaggatacagacgagttagaacaaaagtcctcaatccaattatcattagttccacttgcagggtgtaagtgtaagcgagtgattatgttgtgtggccatacgggtttaacgaaccctcattcagacggttcgctaccgttagtggatgaaatataatttcaacgtgcatagtgtatgttctaacactatattcaaaattcagagggaagattcagttaagctttggtaattgggtgctcgtaatacagactacattcttcggaataaatacgatttggataatcatctatacaaactattgtggttcaaagtatacttttacaaatacatttatgatctcaccaacttttttcgttgacagttttctatatgttttctcaggttcatacttggctatttgatacatgcttccgcgtacactcatacttgcttggggtcatgcatacatgcatacactctgattatttgcttggagtcaagatacatacatacgctagtgatagcacctttggattcaaacctttgtttacatacttacgctatttatagcaactgtgtttttaaactaattatgtcgcaagttatttcattcatactttataactttgtaagtcttgtacttttcaaatgaatgcgacataattttggtcaaacgagtctcatatagggactacgaccacgtaacgggacctaagtagtcggcgccgtcaatgacgatttggtcgggtcgctacagtatttcagtaggattcatactaaaacttctaataagataagcaaataatgagttatatttcaccaagataatcaaattatattacatgcaaacaagttacaatctgaagtacataaaagataacacttaataaacatatgtgttatggtctaaaaccatttatttatgagtgatacataacaagctaggcatcatagataattcaaaccattcaagtctcaaggtagctcagggttaaaagattcactctcgttttcttttcttttgggacttatttgtagagctaaacaagatgttcatgtattcaagaaatactagactgatggtccacgttaccagatcattaataagaatctccgggattcttataagagcgtctactaacatcttcaattttattctttcacggatcaccgttatttcttgataattaatatcgtatctatctttgagtattttccataatacacttggatcttcgatcatataatatgtagattctaaggactcctcaatttgtttgctaagaaaaatactttctattgctttctcttgttcggaaaaaattgttattttcattcagggtttctaaaatacgattgattcgagatgtttttctacattcataacccatattaagtagttgttcccacttgattctaaaggagcaaatttaagccttttcaaattcgacattttctattatcaaaagatgaacaacataaatcataatcataatcataatcaacttctattcatagacaaataataaaatgaaattagaatcattttaaattcataagtagcaaacaacataataatgacatgattacaaatgataaaaccacaatagcaggatagaatataggttcacccggtggtatattagcaacaatgatgatagttagtatgaccaatacaatagaaaaaatcatccttgtatgaatcatctttacaaaaaactttttgagagtggtaatctgagaaaatgaagattgatttgtgaaaatgtgaaaacggagatgtttattttatatttgaaaaatatagtcgttgtaacgtcgtcagttgacgttaataaccgttatgtatatatgaccgttgtaacgtcattagttgacgttaacgactgttatgtactcgttgtattaatactaattttaataaaagaattttattagtataaatacgattactattaatacatttagtataaatacgaagattaagagaataaacatattatgcataaataataaatttaagaataaacattagtatgcatgaaataaataatgattaattgcataagtaatcataaatgttagataagataaatataaatgttagtgaagttaataagagttagattacagaaatataattcaggcggtataaccgaccatatataacttaaataacataaatataaatgttagtgaagttaataagagttagattacagaaatataattcaggcggtataaccgaccatatataatttaaataatataaatataaatgttagtgaagttaataagagttagattacagaaataaaattcaggcggtataaccgaccatatgtaatttaaataacataaatataaatgttagtgaagttaataagagttagattacagaaatttaattttacttatgatgataataatatttaccttactaataaataatagaagatatcgttaaagaatttcttaccttgattagtgacttgcttgcttagataaaccttgattatacggagcacttcgtgctgataacgtgttataattttatttataattaccttTAGTAACCTATTATTTGGATACTTCTATTGTTATAATAAGAATGAAAGGAGTAATGGAGTATATTATATTTTTAGTACTCACATCTCATTTACATTCATCAGTTGCATATTTATAATACTTAAGATTTACTGTATAAAATCTAGCACGAGATCTTCATTCAATTGTCTCCTAAATATTGGATTCTTGTGGAAATTGTCATCCACCACTTTTGACATTTTACTATCATAACATAAAACTTTATCTATGACTAAAGTAAGGgggtgatgattcgtacaccactaatttttagccatacaccactaaacatgctttacagtgttgtacagtacaacatcttAGTGCATGTTTGATGGTGCACGACTAAAAactggtggtgtacgaatcactccCTAAAGTAAACACTTGATTAGTCTCGTTACGATTTATTCGACAGCTTCAAATTAGATACCTATACCTATAAGCTATAAAATAATGAGTCAAATTGGATGTGTACTTTTTCATCTTGAAAAGGTGAAAATCTAAAAATATCCAAGTTTAAAAGTATGCATAAAGTGATAAAAGCACGCAAATGTTACAATGATTAATAGCCACGACATTGCACCAAATCAAACATTAACCTTACACCTGCCAATTGTAATATCACACATCAGCGTTATCATTATGCTTTAGTTATTAAAACATAATTAAATCCCAAATGACAAGTTATCATAACATTTATATATAGATAGATGGTGTTATTAAAACATAATTAAATCCCAAATGACAAATTATCATTACATTTATATATAGATAGTACAGTTCTACATATTGATGTTAAACACCTGGTAATAGGTTAACTTTAATACAAATGAAAAACAAAACCATGGCACTTAATGTTTTAGGACGCATATTATCATCTTCGGAATATTAAAcataactaaatcccaaatgacaaTTATCATTACATTATACATAGATAGATGGTACAGTTCTACATATTGATGTTAAAACACTTGGTAATAGGTTAACTTTAATACAGATAAATAACAAAACCATGGCACTTGACGTTTTAGGAAGCATATTATCATATTCGGAACGTAAGGGCAGTACAAAAAAAAAAAGTTGGAAGAATACATACTACACACACAGAACACTacaaatcaaaataacgataaattACAGATTCGAAAAGTCATTATCCTAGGTTAGATTAGATTGTAATCTGAAATGACAAAACCCCAAAAAGATGTTTGATATAGGAACCCTATTGCTATGGCCCCCCGTTAACAATAGATGATGGCACTGTAGCAAAAGACTAAAGGAGCATAAGCAACTCAAGTTTACAGGAAATAATCAGGTGTTCTTCGAGTCACATCAGGCTCTCCTCTCCTGGGAGCAGGATCAAACTGCAATATATGATttgaatattaatataatatattggcTCCATCAAATGCATTATGATCATTTAATGGAGACGTGTTCTGACATCTTACACTGAATGTTTTCTTTGAAACTGAAATTTTACCATCAATATAAATAAATGCATACAGTGGCTAGGTATTGCGAGTCATAATAGATCGTTCGGCCAAACACAAAGTCAAAAGTTCTATAAAAAACTTGGGTGTCGAATGCTACCGAGTATTATATTATTTTAACGATTTATTGAACGATACAAGTTACAGCATCTTAAGAATAGGCATACATTACGGGTGATTTCCAAGTTCCATTCTATTGGACATGTTCCCTCCTAAGTCCTAACCTACACTGATACGAATACGAGCTGAAATTGCTAAGGCATTACTAATAATTCTGTAAAAATGCTGATAAGTAAAGAAGCAAGTAGTCCGATAATAAATAGGCTAAGAAAAGAAATGTGGCCAActtaaaaaaatgttgtaattaaagGGTTGTGAGGTATCTTTGTATATTGTCTATCTAATTGTATAATATGGACGAATCAGAAACCTGAATAAACGTGTGGCCCTTGCAATCATCAACCTCTAAAATAGAAGCCATATTCCCACATCTATAACAATAATTTGGTGCACTAAAGATAGTGACCACTTTTTGTTCCTGTTAGTCAAAAATTAAGATATAAGAACAAGTGACATCAACAACATCATGACTTGAAGTGAACACTAAAGGAATAAACAATAATactcgtaataaaaataattaacaaTTCAAGTAATTTACATGTCCCCAGTTGAATCCCTCCATGACAAGCTGATGGGCTCGAGCGATAAGCTTTAGGCTGTTGGTATGGTTAAACTGCTCCGATATATCCTGTAGATATAcatgttattattatcaatgatcAAGTCAACAACACCTCACTAAAGCCTtacatttattagaaaaaataaaaGAACATTTAAAATACCTGGCCAAAGGTGTAGCCAGCTCCACGGGGAGAAATACCCCAACCACAACGGTCATCTGGGTCAGACCATAAGAGGTCACACATAGGACCTTCGTGTGGGACCTCTTGAACACGATCAAAATTTCTGATATTATCAAGGGTTTCGATAGAAGGTGACAACCCACCATGGAGACAGAATATTTCAGATTCAACCTAtgatcaaacaaaaaaaaaaaaaaaagaacaaagaTGGAAATTAAACCAGACATTCAATGTTTAAAATTAAACTAATAGATAGAAAAAGGGAGGAAAACAATAAATAATAATCATCTAAAACTTGCATGATCATGTCAATAAAGATGTTATACTGTAAGTTTTGAGTTTAGTGGACAAATGCATAAGGATACTAACCAATGCAGTCAACGGGAAATAATCAAACAAATCGGTAAAAGTCTTCCAAACGTTAGCATTGCCATACCTGTTAATCAACCATTCAAGTTATACAGAAAATTGAATACAGTAATTTATTGTTGTGACTAGTATAGGAAGACCAAACTCACTTCCGAAGGCATTCGTCATAAAATCCATAAACCTGAGTAATCTGCACATAAAGAAAATATGGTATGTTTATATAAATGGAATAGTGTGATGAAAAGTCAAATGAGTCAATAACATACCTGTCGACTTTCATGATTCCCTCTTAGTATTGTAATTCGCTGAGGATACCGTACTTTCAGAGCCACCAAGAGCTGGAAATATGCATTTCTAAAAAATCAAATACTTTATATAAACTTAAGCTCAGGACTCAGTAAGAAATCGACAAACATATTTATGAATACAGAAACATGTATATCAGAAAGGCAG comes from Rutidosis leptorrhynchoides isolate AG116_Rl617_1_P2 chromosome 4, CSIRO_AGI_Rlap_v1, whole genome shotgun sequence and encodes:
- the LOC139843758 gene encoding serine/threonine-protein phosphatase PP2A-2 catalytic subunit, with the protein product MSVELASDTHGNLDEQISQLMQCKPLTEPEVRTLCDKAKEILVDESNVQPVKSPVTICGDIHGQFHDLAELFRIGGKCPDTNYLFMGDYVDRGYYSVETVTLLVALKVRYPQRITILRGNHESRQITQVYGFYDECLRKYGNANVWKTFTDLFDYFPLTALVESEIFCLHGGLSPSIETLDNIRNFDRVQEVPHEGPMCDLLWSDPDDRCGWGISPRGAGYTFGQDISEQFNHTNSLKLIARAHQLVMEGFNWGHEQKVVTIFSAPNYCYRCGNMASILEVDDCKGHTFIQFDPAPRRGEPDVTRRTPDYFL